One genomic region from Edaphobacter dinghuensis encodes:
- a CDS encoding MFS transporter, whose product MVQAVESVNGREVYAKITLRLIPYLFLLYIVAYLDRVNVGFAAMDMQRELHYSNTVYGTGAGIFFIGSALFDLPSNLMLARVGAKVWIARIMISWGIISTCMMFVRSPESFYILRFLLGACEAGFFPGMIFYLTYWYPSHERARAVAKFMTATSLAGVVGGPLSSALLRLDGFKGLAGWQWLFLSEGIPTILLGISVLFLLKNKPEEVHWLKPEEKAWLADELQRDRIRYGAAEHHALRDAIRLPMLWLLAGAYFVSQVGVYIVNLWMPLILSTFSGGAHTASVIARYATLPYLAAAIFTVIVGWNSDRTTERRWHIAGCLLLAATGFAWTAVAHNIVVAIVAMTFAAMGLWSMMGPFWTLTTSVLGDAAAAAAVAILTTIGGVGAFLGPYSIGRIRDITHSFQGGLYAMSALAVGAALLALAARSGKQSPKTKS is encoded by the coding sequence ATGGTGCAGGCAGTGGAATCAGTTAACGGCAGGGAAGTCTACGCGAAGATCACGCTGCGGCTTATCCCGTATCTCTTCCTGCTCTACATCGTGGCGTATCTTGACCGCGTCAATGTCGGCTTCGCCGCCATGGACATGCAGCGCGAGCTGCACTACAGCAACACCGTCTACGGAACCGGCGCGGGCATCTTCTTTATTGGCTCCGCGCTCTTCGATCTTCCCAGCAACCTCATGCTGGCCCGCGTCGGCGCAAAGGTCTGGATCGCACGCATCATGATCTCGTGGGGCATCATCTCCACCTGCATGATGTTCGTGCGCTCGCCCGAATCGTTCTACATCCTTCGTTTTCTTCTCGGAGCCTGCGAGGCCGGATTCTTTCCCGGCATGATCTTCTATCTCACCTACTGGTACCCTTCGCACGAGCGCGCCCGCGCCGTAGCCAAGTTCATGACCGCAACTTCGCTTGCCGGTGTAGTTGGCGGCCCGCTCTCCAGCGCCTTGCTGCGCCTCGACGGCTTCAAAGGATTGGCGGGCTGGCAGTGGCTCTTCCTCTCCGAAGGCATACCAACCATCCTGCTCGGCATCTCCGTACTCTTCCTGCTAAAGAACAAGCCCGAAGAAGTTCATTGGCTCAAGCCGGAAGAGAAGGCATGGCTCGCCGACGAGTTGCAGCGCGACCGCATCCGCTACGGCGCAGCGGAGCATCACGCCCTGCGCGACGCCATCCGCCTGCCCATGCTCTGGCTGCTCGCCGGAGCCTACTTCGTCAGCCAGGTCGGTGTCTACATCGTCAACCTGTGGATGCCGCTCATCCTCAGCACGTTCTCCGGTGGCGCGCATACGGCCAGCGTCATCGCACGTTATGCCACGCTGCCGTATCTCGCTGCAGCCATCTTTACCGTGATCGTAGGCTGGAACTCCGATCGCACCACCGAGCGCCGCTGGCACATCGCCGGCTGCCTGCTACTCGCCGCAACCGGCTTCGCGTGGACGGCGGTTGCGCACAACATCGTGGTCGCCATTGTCGCCATGACCTTCGCCGCCATGGGCCTGTGGAGCATGATGGGCCCCTTCTGGACGTTGACCACCAGCGTCCTCGGCGACGCAGCAGCAGCGGCAGCCGTTGCCATTCTCACTACCATCGGCGGTGTAGGCGCCTTCCTCGGCCCATACTCCATCGGCAGAATCCGCGACATCACCCACAGTTTTCAAGGCGGCCTCTACGCCATGAGCGCACTGGCAGTCGGCGCCGCGTTGCTGGCTCTTGCCGCAAGATCAGGGAAACAGTCGCCCAAGACAAAAT